A window of Actinomadura viridis genomic DNA:
GATAGGTCAGCGAGTGGAGCCAGTCGTGTCCCGAGCACAGCTCGTGCCCGTTGAACTCGTCCCGCACGTCGGAGAACACGAACCCGGCACGCGAGACGGCACCGCTGACGGAGGTGTTCAGCGTGTCGGCGGCCCGGTTGAGCACGGCGCGCTTGGTCTGGTTGAGGCCCACGCATCCGGAGCTGTTCGGGATGTAGAGGCGCGGATAGCCGAGCACGACGACGCGCGCCGAGGGGGACTTGGAGCGGATCGATCCGTAGAGCGAGTCGAGCCGGCCGGGGAGCGTGTTCCGCATGAAGGTCTCGGCGTTGGCCACCGCGGTCTCGCAGGAGGAGGTCGACTGCAGCACGCAGGTCTCCATCACCTTCGCGAACCCGGCGTCGTTGCCGCCCACGGTGATGCTGACGAACGAGGTGGAGCTGCTCAGCGCGCCCAGCTGCCCGCTGGCCACCGACGAGGTGGTGGCGCCGGAGCAGGCGGCGAAGTTGAACGAGGCGGGCGAGTTGGCCGCCGCCCACAGCTTGGGATAGGCGTTGGCGCTGCGCTTGCAGTTGCCGCTCGCGGGGTCGTAGCTGCCCGCCCCCGTTCCCGAGGAGTACGAATCGCCCAGCGCGACGTAGTTGGTGGCGGCGGCGGACGCGGGTCCGGCGGCGGCGAGGGAGCCTGCGGTGATCGTCAACGCACCGAGTGTGATCGCGCAAAGGCGGGAGGCGTACATGCGGTACTCCGTGGGGATGGGGCCATTCGTGTCGCCTCGCTCATACCCATTACGACAATTTCCGAAGCCACCGCTTGATCAGCTTTTTTTGTCACATTTCGCCATTGAAGATACTTTTATTTCCCCTCCCTGCTGATCAGCCGGATCCACTCCTGTTCTCCTCCCGGAGAGCACGCGTGGACCCGTGCCCGCCCCGGCGCCGGCGGCCGGGGCGGGCACGGTCGTCCCGCCGCCGTCAGCGGCTCAGGAGTCGCCGCCCGCCGCGGTCATCCTGGTGAGTTCCACGATCACCTCGGAGACGTCCACGGGGTCGAGGTCGCCGAAGCGGTGCGTCCCCTCCGCCCCCTCCCGGTACGGGCCGGGCTCGTCGGCGAGCCACACGGCGGTGAGCCGCTGCTCGGGGTAGTCGCCCATGTACCCGCCCACGCCGAGGCCGGGGTTCAGGCCCGCCACGACGTACCGGCCCCCGGTGACCTTCCGGGCGATCCACCCGTCGGCGCGGCGCCCCTCGGTGCCGTCCCCCCAGAGGTCCTGCGACATCCCCTTCGCCTTGCCGTACGACGCGACGGCCCCCTCGAACCGGCGCAGCCGGCCGGAGGCCCGCTCCTCCTCGGTGAGGACGTGGAGGGGACGGCCGAGCTGCTGGAACGGCTGGAGGATCTCGTAGTCGGCGAACAGCTCCGACCAGGCGCCCAGGTCGTCCCCGAGGTGCAGCGGATGGGCGACGCGGATCCGCGCCGTCTCCGCCGGGGTGAACTCGTCGTCGGCGGCGTCGGCGAAGGTGCGGTCCTCGCTGAGGCGGAACGCCGTCACGCGGCCGTCCTCCTCGGCGAGCCAGACCAGCCGCCGTGCGATGTGCCACATCAGCCCGTGGCCGACGAGGTACGTGCGGAACTCCTCCAGGGACCGGCTCCGTCCGGTCGTCATGGCCCGTTCGAGCCGGCGGATCTCCCGGTCGGCGATCGCGCGGACCTCCTTCCTGAGGTCGGAGAAGCGCCGCTTGGCGGCGGGCGCCAGCGCGGGGTCGTCACCGGCGGCGGGTTTGGGCAGGTCCTTGCGGATCTTGCCGTCCTCCTGGACCACGTACGGCCTCAGCTGCTCGTCGAACCCCACCCGGAACCGCCGCGGCCCGTAGTCGAGGACCATGCCGCCCTCGGCGTCCAGGCCGAAGTCGGGGACGGCACGGTCGGCGAGCTGGTCGGTGGTCAGTTCCAGCGCGGCGGCGATCTCTTCGATCTTCTCCTGCGCCCGTGCCCTGAGCCCCTTGAACTTCATCGTGCGGGCGATGCCGTGCAGGTGCAGCAGGGCGACGTCGCTGCCGATGGCGGCGAGGACGTCCAGGCCGGCGGCGGCCCGGGCGCTGGCGCTCTCCCCCGGCCATGCCTTGATCAAGGGGGTGAGCCGCCGCACCGTGTCGTCGTCGCCGATCAGGCCGAGCTGGGTGAGCGCCCAGCCGTCCTTGCCGGGGGCGCCGCTCGCCAGCCACCGCTGGAGCACCGCCCAGCCGAAACCGGCCAGCGACCCGGGGTCGCACGCCTCGCGCACAACCTCCAGCCCCGGGTAGGGCGGCTCCCCGGGCTTGGACATCGCCAGGATCGTCAGGACATGACCGGTGGCGGCGGCCGGGAGGGCGCGGTCGCGGCCCCGCAGCAGCGGCTGCGGGAGCATGGCGGGGTCCGCCCAGGCGGCGATCTTGGGCATCCGGGCCGGCAGGACCTCCAGCGGATCGGTCGCCAGCAGCGTCGCGATCTCCTTGGCGGCCTCGTCGCCGTACGCGGCCGCCGCCTCGACGATCGGCTCGGGGCCGTGCGCGGCGGCGAGGTGGAGCAGCGCGCCCTCGGCGGCGCGCCGTTCCGTGCCCGCCCTGCCCAGCGCGGCGGGCAGGAGCAGCGGCACGGC
This region includes:
- a CDS encoding SGNH/GDSL hydrolase family protein yields the protein MTITAGSLAAAGPASAAATNYVALGDSYSSGTGAGSYDPASGNCKRSANAYPKLWAAANSPASFNFAACSGATTSSVASGQLGALSSSTSFVSITVGGNDAGFAKVMETCVLQSTSSCETAVANAETFMRNTLPGRLDSLYGSIRSKSPSARVVVLGYPRLYIPNSSGCVGLNQTKRAVLNRAADTLNTSVSGAVSRAGFVFSDVRDEFNGHELCSGHDWLHSLTYPIGDSYHPTARGQANGYLPGLNSAANRSLALRKAG